One window from the genome of uncultured Fibrobacter sp. encodes:
- a CDS encoding toll/interleukin-1 receptor domain-containing protein, with product MKSVLYQIVNLGTPKWKDIPKELSSHNIDFVEDANVDGNYPCLYLYWGASNADSQYNGPVDFGKMVCAGSILPIVEDAAKFRDFVPKALESVHAFIYDANGDKKLENHILAYFGLIEQNRKVFISYKRSDTSGVAIQLFDELTKLGYRPFLDSYSIEPGVDFQEYLKHELSDSDVFVFLNSKNYPKSQFTIEEIECAQKLNLGIVQIDFDGCVEEWNILNCAKVVIEPRKNMNYRLGIRKELLMDIIAKIEEKRAAFFEYRRKALIDTYRILHPAAKIVGERNNFVLDGCELSAFCVHIPKSTDLEKNEMDLSAYCSKNGLMCNKILLYDAQFCRRDLFKHLKWLNIQMPNTIQTRDLNAK from the coding sequence ATGAAATCTGTATTATATCAAATTGTTAATTTGGGAACTCCTAAATGGAAAGACATTCCAAAAGAATTGTCTAGCCATAATATTGATTTTGTGGAAGACGCAAATGTAGATGGTAATTATCCATGTCTATATTTGTATTGGGGAGCAAGTAACGCCGATTCTCAATATAACGGACCCGTTGATTTTGGAAAAATGGTATGTGCTGGCTCAATTCTTCCGATAGTAGAAGATGCTGCTAAATTTAGAGATTTTGTCCCCAAAGCATTAGAAAGTGTGCATGCTTTTATATATGATGCTAATGGAGATAAAAAATTAGAAAATCACATTTTGGCTTACTTTGGTTTAATAGAGCAAAATAGAAAAGTTTTTATTTCGTATAAGCGTTCGGACACTAGTGGCGTTGCGATTCAGTTGTTTGATGAACTTACAAAATTAGGATATCGTCCTTTCTTGGATTCGTACTCAATAGAACCTGGTGTTGATTTTCAGGAATACTTAAAACATGAATTGTCTGATTCCGATGTTTTTGTTTTTTTGAATTCGAAAAATTATCCTAAAAGTCAATTTACCATAGAGGAAATTGAATGTGCTCAAAAATTAAATTTGGGTATTGTTCAAATAGATTTTGATGGGTGTGTAGAAGAATGGAATATATTGAATTGTGCAAAAGTCGTGATAGAACCTAGGAAAAATATGAATTATAGGCTAGGGATTCGAAAAGAATTGTTAATGGATATTATTGCTAAAATCGAAGAAAAACGTGCTGCATTTTTTGAGTATAGGAGAAAGGCTTTAATTGATACGTATAGAATTTTACATCCTGCGGCTAAGATTGTTGGAGAGAGAAATAATTTCGTATTGGATGGATGCGAATTATCGGCATTTTGTGTACACATCCCGAAATCTACAGATTTAGAAAAAAATGAAATGGACTTGAGCGCTTATTGTTCTAAAAATGGATTGATGTGTAATAAGATTTTACTATATGATGCTCAGTTCTGTAGAAGAGATTTGTTTAAACATTTAAAATGGTTAAATATACAAATGCCAAATACAATTCAAACGAGGGATCTCAATGCTAAATAA
- a CDS encoding toll/interleukin-1 receptor domain-containing protein, whose translation MDIDSILERFNWVENSSSIQDVYDYYRIHCCDYDLFYDKNFSEEKNDFYKQLYKVLNDRLENIISESNNSRKKKVFLSHSHEDFEYTYRVGSYLKKNYNVDVYIDELDSLMPSSTNSDTARRLSKKIETYDRFIFVGTKNSFKSKWCNWELGIANNKNLKGHLAFFVMNDHPAKSGIYDKNEYVGLYPFIWDKKVLDIESDENDLFVGYYKDRGNWDLFVPLKDWLCKNDNFFNTVQKNEKNKRE comes from the coding sequence ATGGATATTGATTCAATTCTTGAACGCTTTAATTGGGTAGAAAATTCTTCTTCAATTCAAGATGTTTATGATTATTACCGGATTCATTGTTGTGATTACGACTTGTTTTATGATAAAAATTTTTCTGAGGAAAAAAATGACTTTTATAAACAATTATATAAAGTACTAAATGATAGACTGGAGAATATAATTAGTGAATCAAATAATTCTAGAAAAAAGAAAGTTTTTTTATCGCATAGTCATGAAGATTTTGAATATACATATCGTGTGGGCTCATATTTGAAAAAGAACTACAATGTTGATGTTTATATTGATGAACTTGATTCTTTAATGCCTTCATCAACGAATTCAGATACTGCTAGAAGATTGAGTAAAAAAATAGAAACCTATGATAGATTCATCTTTGTTGGTACAAAGAATTCATTTAAGTCGAAATGGTGTAATTGGGAACTTGGCATTGCCAATAATAAGAACTTAAAAGGACATCTTGCTTTTTTTGTAATGAACGATCATCCTGCCAAAAGTGGTATTTATGATAAAAATGAGTATGTTGGATTGTATCCGTTTATCTGGGACAAAAAAGTTTTAGACATTGAATCGGATGAAAACGATTTGTTTGTTGGATATTATAAAGATCGCGGAAATTGGGATTTATTTGTACCTTTAAAAGATTGGTTGTGTAAGAATGATAACTTTTTCAATACTGTGCAAAAAAATGAAAAAAATAAGAGAGAATAG
- a CDS encoding TIR domain-containing protein, whose translation MALFNINRFEKIASESRGKIVESVAQESARLNSEMYCFSQFDDSKKYDIFLSHSYKDRVAVAGLVKYLKKQYGYEIYVDWIEDNTLDRSRVTKETANVIKTRMKNCKCLFYVTSENAPSSKWMPWELGLMDGLKDRVAVCPLTREVYESDAYRGQEYLGIYPYISETKTDKGQNALWVNNDERHYIIFEEWLKGCNPYLR comes from the coding sequence ATGGCTTTATTTAATATTAATCGCTTTGAAAAAATTGCAAGTGAAAGTCGCGGTAAAATTGTTGAAAGTGTTGCACAAGAATCTGCTAGACTCAATTCTGAGATGTATTGTTTTTCTCAGTTTGATGATTCAAAAAAGTATGATATTTTTCTGTCGCATAGCTATAAGGATCGAGTAGCTGTTGCGGGATTGGTGAAATATTTGAAAAAGCAATATGGTTATGAAATATATGTTGACTGGATTGAAGATAATACATTAGATCGTTCTCGTGTGACAAAAGAAACTGCGAATGTTATTAAAACTCGGATGAAAAACTGCAAATGTCTTTTTTATGTAACTTCCGAAAATGCTCCAAGTTCTAAATGGATGCCGTGGGAATTGGGACTAATGGATGGGTTAAAAGATAGAGTTGCTGTATGCCCTTTAACAAGAGAGGTATATGAAAGTGATGCTTATCGGGGACAAGAATATTTAGGGATATATCCTTATATTTCTGAAACTAAAACAGATAAAGGCCAAAATGCTCTGTGGGTGAATAATGACGAAAGACACTATATAATTTTTGAAGAATGGCTTAAAGGATGTAATCCATATTTACGTTGA
- a CDS encoding TIR domain-containing protein — protein sequence MKHQVFYSFHYKQDSRRVAQIRNIGAIEGNAPVSDNDWEEVKKGGDDAICRWIDSNLQYRSCLIVLVGEHTSERPWVDYEIRQAWNKGMGVFGIYIHRIKDPLLCRRGFSGYSNMGENPFDKIFFKDGRPLSSIVPCYRPNPSDAYNDIAEHLEEWVEQAVKARG from the coding sequence ATGAAACATCAGGTTTTTTACAGTTTCCATTACAAACAAGATTCTCGTCGAGTTGCTCAGATTCGAAATATTGGGGCTATTGAAGGAAATGCTCCTGTATCCGACAATGATTGGGAAGAAGTAAAAAAAGGTGGAGATGATGCAATTTGTCGATGGATTGATTCCAATTTGCAATACCGATCTTGCTTAATTGTTCTTGTTGGAGAACATACTTCAGAAAGACCCTGGGTTGATTACGAAATTCGACAAGCATGGAATAAGGGAATGGGTGTTTTTGGTATATATATTCATCGAATAAAAGACCCTTTGCTTTGTCGGCGAGGTTTTTCTGGGTATTCAAACATGGGTGAAAACCCCTTTGATAAAATATTCTTTAAAGATGGGCGACCGTTGTCGTCTATTGTTCCGTGTTATAGACCAAATCCGTCCGATGCGTATAATGATATAGCGGAACATTTGGAAGAATGGGTTGAACAAGCAGTTAAGGCGAGAGGTTAA
- a CDS encoding Eco57I restriction-modification methylase domain-containing protein translates to MSFKLISPKRSVNSAFLKLPVSVEKMEDFKLSLKNLYSKRNPVQDEEYHKGEIWNFLRKIFEPDYSVQVNRPIDLAIFNGNTASAKPAVIIEAKSPTNAAEMFSAEHPNVKSLQELVYYFMLEYVHSGNHEIKWLAITNFDEWYFFDVKDFIRYFGNKSKPIYDQFLKFKANQMSGNKTSDFYNEIAKPAIDDFLASCDINVVHFNLDVIARSASDEAIHFTSHISHSTPLLPLYKFLSPETLLAKPFANDSNSLDRNFYAELLHIIGLEEVKEDKGGKKVIQRKKPANRDKASLLESAIYQLEDDFPNKEECEAMALRLCITWVNRLLFLKLVESQILMYQKGDASYRFMSTDKIANFDELNIFFFKVLGKKIEDRDEDILKRYPNVPYLNSSLFEPTEDEKHLKIRGIPDAQMEIFNKTVLKDERGKRAKGTLPNLDYIFKFLDAYNFASDAQGGVTSTSKTLINASVLGLIFEKINGYKDGSFFTPGFITDYMAREVLERSVVQKFNEEKGWNCKNLENVADKIADMDSENRVAEANRIFDSIRVADVAVGSGHFLVSALNRLLAVKSELNILCDVNGKRIRRTDLVLKVDNDELSVLDDEGEPFEYRPGNPERQRIQEALFNEKRRIIENCLFGVDINPNSVNICRLRLWIELLKNAYYTEKSGYKQLETLPNIDINIKVGDSLLSQYPVHNGHVIADYLSSEEKSDRKKDSLKNALAEYRRCVYDYKSGGSQNSKVMLRQKIASLKSRIVESGSLELFEEYANKADGTIDFSNSLEWMFEFPEILDDEGRFTGFDAIIGNPPYVQLQSMGEMSDVYSKRDYSCYNKSADLYCLFVERAHSLLKKNGHFSFIMPNKWMLVDYGKELRQFMSQVSLKKILNFGDIQFFADATIYVCIFVAQKSDEKAPVLACSLNSKNYQGDFEKEINASSFEFPADNFGASEWSIRNKLHDSVLQKMQVGTPLKDMPITINYGLKTGYNDAFFIDGKTRDALISEDAKSAEIIKPLLRGRDIEAWSTEKEDQYILFVPWHFPLHLNPNIVGCSKEAELEFEKEYPAVYKHLLSHKEKLSARNKAETGIRYEWYALQRWAADYYKEFAKPKIVYPNMTSVFPFTYDEIGSLCNDKAFIITENNKVPEPAEGPNATENVIANPEGVKQSILKPLLAILNSNLAKLWIWYNCPELMGGTREIRKVYFENFRIPLDNPELLSQLATLADEIIAAKKQASCHPERRVSEVEGSSDESQENKVPELAEGPSATIQNRTADLEKQINTLVYQLYDITDPEEIESVEKR, encoded by the coding sequence ATGTCATTTAAATTAATTTCGCCGAAAAGGTCCGTCAATTCCGCGTTCCTCAAGTTGCCTGTTTCTGTCGAAAAGATGGAGGATTTCAAGCTTTCGCTCAAGAATCTTTATAGCAAGCGGAATCCGGTACAGGACGAAGAATACCACAAGGGCGAAATCTGGAACTTTTTACGCAAGATTTTTGAACCTGATTATTCGGTGCAGGTCAACCGCCCGATAGACCTTGCGATTTTTAACGGCAATACGGCAAGTGCAAAGCCGGCAGTGATTATCGAAGCGAAGTCGCCGACGAATGCGGCCGAAATGTTTTCGGCGGAGCATCCGAACGTAAAATCGTTGCAGGAACTCGTCTATTACTTTATGCTGGAATACGTGCATTCGGGCAATCACGAAATCAAGTGGCTCGCCATCACAAATTTTGACGAATGGTATTTCTTCGACGTTAAGGACTTTATCCGCTATTTTGGGAACAAGTCAAAACCGATATACGATCAGTTCCTAAAATTCAAGGCGAATCAGATGAGCGGCAACAAGACATCTGACTTCTACAACGAAATCGCGAAACCCGCCATCGACGATTTCCTCGCCTCCTGCGACATCAACGTTGTGCATTTTAATTTAGACGTCATTGCGAGGAGCGCAAGCGACGAAGCAATCCATTTCACATCTCACATTTCGCACTCCACACCGCTCCTCCCTCTCTACAAATTTCTCTCCCCAGAGACTCTCCTCGCGAAGCCTTTCGCAAACGACAGCAACAGTCTCGACCGCAATTTTTATGCGGAACTCTTGCACATCATTGGCCTCGAAGAAGTGAAAGAAGACAAAGGCGGCAAGAAAGTCATTCAACGCAAGAAACCCGCAAATCGCGACAAGGCGAGCCTCCTCGAAAGTGCCATCTACCAGCTCGAAGACGATTTCCCGAACAAGGAAGAATGCGAGGCAATGGCACTCCGTCTCTGCATCACATGGGTGAACCGCCTGCTGTTCCTGAAACTTGTCGAATCGCAAATCCTCATGTATCAAAAGGGCGATGCATCGTATCGGTTCATGAGTACAGACAAAATAGCGAACTTCGACGAACTGAACATTTTCTTTTTCAAGGTGCTCGGCAAGAAAATCGAGGACCGCGACGAAGACATACTCAAACGTTACCCGAATGTCCCTTACCTGAATAGTTCGCTGTTCGAACCGACCGAAGACGAAAAGCACCTGAAAATCCGCGGCATTCCCGATGCCCAGATGGAAATTTTCAACAAGACCGTTTTGAAGGACGAACGCGGCAAACGCGCAAAAGGCACGCTCCCGAATCTGGATTACATCTTCAAGTTCCTCGATGCGTACAACTTTGCAAGCGATGCCCAAGGCGGCGTGACCTCTACGAGCAAGACGCTCATCAACGCGTCGGTTCTCGGACTCATCTTTGAAAAAATCAACGGCTACAAAGACGGCAGTTTCTTTACGCCGGGGTTCATCACCGACTACATGGCTCGCGAAGTTTTGGAACGCTCGGTGGTCCAAAAGTTCAACGAAGAAAAAGGCTGGAACTGCAAGAATCTTGAGAACGTTGCAGACAAGATAGCGGATATGGATAGTGAGAACAGGGTTGCCGAAGCGAACCGAATTTTTGACTCCATCCGTGTCGCGGATGTCGCTGTTGGTTCGGGGCATTTCCTTGTCTCTGCATTGAATCGTCTGCTTGCCGTCAAGTCTGAACTGAACATTTTGTGCGATGTAAATGGTAAACGTATTCGCCGCACCGATTTGGTGCTGAAAGTCGATAATGATGAACTCTCTGTTCTTGATGACGAAGGCGAACCCTTTGAATACCGCCCCGGAAACCCGGAACGCCAGCGCATTCAAGAGGCTCTTTTCAACGAGAAACGCCGCATTATCGAGAATTGCCTTTTCGGTGTGGATATCAACCCGAATTCTGTAAACATCTGCCGTTTGCGTCTGTGGATTGAATTGTTGAAGAACGCCTACTACACCGAAAAAAGTGGCTACAAGCAACTTGAAACACTCCCGAATATTGACATCAATATCAAAGTCGGCGATTCGTTGCTATCGCAGTATCCGGTGCATAACGGGCATGTGATTGCGGACTACCTGAGTTCAGAAGAAAAGAGCGACCGCAAAAAAGACAGCCTGAAAAACGCCCTTGCCGAGTACAGGCGATGTGTATATGATTACAAGTCGGGCGGTTCGCAGAATTCCAAGGTCATGCTCCGCCAAAAAATTGCGAGCCTCAAGAGCCGTATCGTAGAAAGCGGCTCCCTTGAACTGTTCGAGGAATATGCCAACAAGGCTGACGGAACCATTGACTTTTCGAATTCGCTGGAATGGATGTTCGAGTTCCCGGAAATCCTTGATGACGAAGGCCGCTTCACCGGATTTGACGCTATCATTGGTAACCCGCCGTATGTGCAGCTTCAGAGCATGGGCGAAATGAGCGATGTTTATAGCAAGCGAGATTATAGTTGCTACAACAAGTCGGCAGATTTGTATTGCCTTTTTGTGGAACGCGCCCATAGCCTGTTGAAAAAGAATGGACATTTCTCGTTCATTATGCCGAACAAATGGATGCTTGTGGATTATGGTAAAGAACTGCGACAGTTCATGAGCCAGGTTTCGCTCAAGAAAATCCTCAACTTTGGCGATATCCAGTTCTTTGCGGATGCGACCATCTATGTGTGCATTTTCGTAGCCCAGAAATCTGACGAGAAGGCTCCTGTATTGGCATGTTCGTTGAACAGCAAGAACTATCAGGGCGATTTTGAGAAGGAAATCAACGCGTCATCATTTGAATTCCCTGCGGATAATTTTGGAGCAAGTGAATGGAGTATTCGAAATAAACTCCATGATTCCGTTTTGCAGAAAATGCAAGTTGGAACTCCGCTGAAGGATATGCCGATTACGATTAATTACGGCTTAAAGACTGGTTATAATGACGCTTTCTTTATTGATGGTAAAACAAGAGACGCGTTGATATCTGAAGATGCGAAAAGTGCTGAAATAATAAAGCCGCTATTACGAGGGCGAGATATTGAAGCTTGGAGTACGGAAAAAGAAGATCAATATATTTTGTTCGTTCCTTGGCATTTCCCGTTACATTTGAATCCGAACATTGTCGGGTGTTCCAAAGAGGCTGAATTAGAATTTGAAAAGGAATATCCTGCTGTTTACAAGCATCTGTTGAGTCACAAAGAAAAACTCTCTGCACGAAATAAAGCCGAAACAGGCATTCGTTACGAATGGTATGCTTTACAGCGTTGGGCTGCAGATTATTACAAGGAATTTGCGAAGCCGAAAATTGTTTATCCGAATATGACTTCGGTGTTCCCATTCACCTACGACGAAATCGGCTCCCTCTGCAACGACAAAGCCTTCATCATCACGGAAAACAATAAGGTCCCTGAGCCTGCCGAAGGGCCGAATGCTACGGAAAACGTCATTGCGAACCCCGAAGGGGTGAAGCAATCCATCCTGAAACCCCTCCTCGCAATTCTTAATTCAAACCTCGCCAAACTCTGGATATGGTACAACTGCCCCGAACTCATGGGCGGCACCCGCGAAATCCGCAAAGTCTATTTCGAAAACTTCCGCATCCCCCTCGACAACCCCGAACTCCTTTCGCAACTCGCCACATTGGCCGATGAAATCATCGCTGCAAAGAAGCAAGCCTCGTGTCATCCTGAGCGGAGAGTCAGCGAAGTCGAAGGATCTAGTGATGAATCGCAAGAGAACAAGGTCCCTGAGCTTGCCGAAGGGCCGTCAGCAACAATCCAGAATCGCACCGCTGACCTCGAAAAACAAATCAACACCCTAGTCTATCAACTCTACGATATCACCGATCCCGAAGAAATCGAATCCGTGGAGAAACGGTAA
- a CDS encoding ORF6N domain-containing protein produces the protein METKALNQAVKRNQERFPERNCFQLNKNELPKSLKSQLVTLNESGNKRGLHIKKMPFAFTEQGVAMLASVLRSETAIRVSLQIMDAFVEMRHYLMQNGGLVHRLSNIETEVLDQRAKLVDHDRKLDEVFEAMDRGELKSKGLFCWCRQKRLLESFRNFVQFFHIPLRIDFGHNRDTVCKSRERNTNIGVKSWKKLSSATIFSKNSTKASSSSRAKQSLLRTSPGPSTRLSRA, from the coding sequence GTGGAAACAAAGGCACTGAACCAAGCGGTTAAGCGAAATCAAGAACGTTTTCCTGAAAGAAATTGCTTTCAATTGAACAAAAATGAATTGCCAAAATCTCTAAAGTCACAACTTGTGACTTTAAACGAAAGCGGCAATAAACGCGGCCTCCACATCAAAAAAATGCCCTTTGCGTTTACCGAGCAGGGCGTCGCCATGCTAGCCTCCGTTTTGCGCAGTGAGACTGCAATTCGGGTTTCGCTCCAAATCATGGACGCTTTCGTCGAGATGCGACACTATCTGATGCAAAACGGAGGGCTGGTTCACCGTCTTTCCAACATAGAAACAGAGGTTTTAGACCAAAGAGCCAAGCTTGTCGACCACGACCGCAAACTAGACGAAGTCTTCGAGGCGATGGACCGCGGCGAGCTCAAGTCAAAGGGATTGTTCTGTTGGTGCCGACAAAAACGGCTATTGGAAAGTTTCCGCAATTTTGTCCAATTTTTCCATATACCCCTTCGTATAGATTTCGGGCATAATCGCGACACGGTTTGCAAAAGTCGCGAACGAAACACTAACATAGGAGTAAAATCATGGAAAAAGCTATCCTCGGCAACGATATTTTCGAAAAATTCAACGAAGGCGAGCTCAAGCTCCCGGGCAAAACAATCGCTTTTAAGGACATCGCCTGGTCCAAGCACCCGACTTTCGAGGGCGTAG
- a CDS encoding cupin domain-containing protein, whose protein sequence is MLGNDIFEKFNEGELKLPGKTIAFKDIAWSKHPTFEGVELKHIITAKETGGMFSYHLVRIAPNKSIKTHIHETQLETHEVIAGSGTCINDGAKLEYTPGVISIMPAKVPHQVDAGDQGLYLFAKFMPALC, encoded by the coding sequence ATCCTCGGCAACGATATTTTCGAAAAATTCAACGAAGGCGAGCTCAAGCTCCCGGGCAAAACAATCGCTTTTAAGGACATCGCCTGGTCCAAGCACCCGACTTTCGAGGGCGTAGAACTCAAGCATATCATCACCGCGAAAGAAACCGGCGGCATGTTCAGCTATCACTTGGTGAGAATTGCGCCGAACAAGAGCATCAAAACGCACATTCACGAAACCCAGCTCGAAACGCATGAGGTTATCGCAGGCAGCGGCACTTGCATCAATGACGGCGCCAAGCTCGAATACACTCCGGGAGTCATCTCGATTATGCCGGCGAAGGTCCCGCACCAGGTTGATGCAGGCGATCAAGGGCTTTATCTGTTCGCGAAGTTCATGCCGGCCCTGTGCTAG
- a CDS encoding helix-turn-helix domain-containing protein: protein MSEISYSKKNDHIECVRYKDWRKSYPPHTHTGHMTVGYIEEGRVCIVLNGEAKIYGAGEQFQIPPNTLHEIKTVDDECYSMVVLCIALESNEIVAEGCARDYESTVARLDELQKSILENPENIYLIEQMAHDACISPFHMIREFKKAFGLTPHQFQMQCKVRKAQRLLEERPAAEVTYDAGFYDQSHMDRCFKKVVGLSPKEYKRAVKTDD, encoded by the coding sequence ATGAGCGAGATTTCGTACAGCAAAAAGAACGACCATATTGAATGCGTGCGTTACAAGGATTGGCGCAAGTCGTACCCGCCGCACACGCATACCGGGCACATGACTGTGGGCTATATTGAAGAGGGCCGCGTTTGCATTGTGCTGAACGGCGAGGCGAAAATTTATGGCGCCGGGGAACAGTTCCAGATTCCGCCGAATACGTTGCACGAAATCAAGACCGTAGATGATGAATGCTATTCGATGGTGGTGCTGTGTATCGCCTTGGAGTCCAACGAGATTGTTGCCGAGGGCTGCGCGCGAGATTATGAAAGTACCGTCGCGCGGTTAGATGAACTGCAAAAAAGCATTCTCGAAAATCCCGAGAACATTTATTTGATAGAGCAAATGGCGCATGACGCGTGTATCAGCCCGTTTCACATGATACGCGAATTCAAGAAGGCCTTCGGACTCACGCCGCACCAGTTCCAGATGCAGTGCAAAGTCCGCAAGGCGCAAAGATTGCTCGAAGAAAGGCCCGCGGCCGAGGTGACGTATGACGCCGGATTTTACGACCAAAGCCACATGGATCGTTGCTTTAAAAAAGTTGTCGGCCTTTCTCCGAAGGAATATAAACGTGCCGTGAAGACGGATGACTAA
- a CDS encoding T9SS type A sorting domain-containing protein, whose protein sequence is MKRVIFFVFPIALATAFTTASAFTLTGTVNDEAGGPISGALVKLLAKGDSTSTDQDGKFTIKSEDQLALHSGGFVPGHIDIVDGVLRFSQSSNAPVQVSIFDMVGNLVLRQDLLGSGQVDLRQGVTARGTYFAKVRVGNAVETVRFTVNGSRISSATYQGRGHKALLKPGEGDTLSVVASGFAPLKVALPNLDTALSLTLKKAASTEPGEQTYAFGYAMGNAPTPSKGCGKDNTLKDNFTFTSEGIDHEIYLTMPENYDKNKPYRLVFGMHYMGGSAEAVAKREAYYGLRNQSGAKENTIFVAPHGYTTETDRSGKEKSNPWRCGDDKDHVFFDEFLTYLNENLCVDTSRVFSVGFSFGAMFSNALAQDFQHRLRGVVVFSTMDMVIYIPKNKGLPIAWMGTVGMSDELCTPELGRSSRDRILKNNGIPDAEGNFTDARGEKAEEYSGGKHVCYDYKTVDPRFPVKWCTFDGGHSYNPRDDDGKVWTTPTAWEFITQF, encoded by the coding sequence ATGAAAAGGGTAATCTTTTTCGTATTTCCTATTGCGCTGGCGACAGCATTCACTACGGCATCAGCATTTACGCTGACCGGAACCGTAAACGACGAAGCCGGAGGCCCTATTTCGGGCGCACTCGTCAAACTTCTCGCCAAGGGCGACTCCACCTCTACAGACCAAGACGGCAAATTCACGATAAAAAGTGAAGATCAGCTGGCCCTGCATTCTGGCGGTTTCGTGCCCGGCCATATCGACATTGTCGATGGCGTGCTCCGCTTTTCGCAGAGCAGCAACGCTCCCGTGCAGGTGAGTATTTTCGACATGGTGGGCAACCTTGTCCTCCGCCAAGATTTGCTCGGTTCGGGCCAGGTGGACTTGAGGCAGGGCGTGACAGCCCGAGGTACATACTTCGCGAAAGTCCGCGTAGGGAACGCCGTCGAGACGGTCCGCTTTACCGTGAACGGCTCTCGCATTAGTTCCGCCACCTATCAGGGACGCGGCCACAAGGCCCTTTTGAAACCCGGTGAAGGGGACACACTCAGTGTTGTCGCTTCCGGATTCGCCCCTCTCAAAGTTGCCCTGCCCAACCTCGACACCGCATTGAGCCTCACGCTCAAAAAAGCGGCTTCTACAGAACCTGGCGAGCAGACATACGCCTTCGGCTACGCGATGGGCAATGCGCCCACGCCTAGCAAGGGCTGCGGCAAGGACAATACGCTCAAGGACAACTTCACGTTCACCAGCGAGGGCATCGATCACGAAATTTACCTCACCATGCCCGAAAATTACGACAAGAACAAGCCCTACCGCCTCGTGTTCGGCATGCACTACATGGGCGGTTCCGCCGAGGCAGTGGCAAAGAGGGAAGCCTACTACGGACTCCGAAACCAGTCAGGCGCCAAGGAGAACACCATCTTCGTGGCTCCGCACGGCTACACGACCGAAACAGATAGATCTGGGAAAGAAAAAAGCAATCCTTGGCGTTGCGGCGACGACAAGGACCACGTCTTCTTCGATGAATTCCTTACCTACCTGAACGAGAACCTCTGCGTGGATACTTCGCGCGTGTTCTCCGTCGGGTTCAGTTTCGGCGCCATGTTCAGCAATGCGCTTGCGCAGGATTTCCAGCACCGCCTGCGCGGCGTGGTGGTCTTCTCGACCATGGACATGGTGATTTACATCCCCAAGAACAAGGGACTCCCCATCGCATGGATGGGAACCGTCGGCATGAGCGACGAACTTTGTACGCCAGAGCTCGGGCGCAGTTCCCGCGACAGGATCCTGAAGAACAACGGAATACCTGACGCCGAAGGGAACTTCACCGACGCCAGGGGCGAAAAGGCGGAGGAATACTCCGGTGGCAAGCACGTGTGTTACGACTACAAGACCGTTGATCCGCGCTTCCCCGTGAAGTGGTGCACATTCGACGGCGGTCACTCATACAACCCCCGCGACGACGACGGCAAGGTGTGGACAACACCCACCGCCTGGGAATTCATCACGCAGTTCTAA